Genomic window (Candidatus Krumholzibacteriia bacterium):
AGGTGACCCGGGCGCGGAGCTCGGCAGGATCGGCCGGGTCGTGCGTGAGCAACCGAGACGCCCCGGCGAAAGTCTGATACGTGAGCGCGTACGCCTGTTCCTTGCTCAAGCCCTCCTCGATGGCCGCCTGGATCAATGCTTCGGCGAGGAGGAAAACGTAGGCGGGCCCCGTGCCGCTCACCGCCGTGACCGCGTCCATCTGTCCTTCCTCGACGATCACGGTCTTTCCCACGCACCCCAGGATGTTGAGCGCCGTCACCAGGTGCGTGTCCGTGGCGTAACGGCCCTTGGCCACCGCGGTCACGCCCATGCCGATGGCGGCCGGCGTATTCGGCATGGCCCGGATCACCGGGCAGCCGCCGAGGGCCGTCTCGAGGCGATCCATGTGGATGCCCGCTGCGATGGTGATGGCCAGCTTGTGCGACGCATGAGCCGGGGCCACCTGCGCCAGGGCCTTGTTCATGTCCTGCGGTTTGACAGCGAAGAGCACCGTGGCCGCACTGGCCGCAGCCAAAGCGGAATCGTCGGTGGTCTGCAACCCCAGGCGCTCCTCCAGGGAGCGCCGGCGCGATTCGCGCCGCCCCGAAACGATGATGGCGTCGCGGTCCCAGCCCGAGGCGATGAGCCCCTCGGCGAGAGCCGCGCCCATGAAGCCGCCCCCGATGATGGCGAGCCTCTTCGCCGCCTGCACCGGAGCTCCCGCAGGTGTCGAAGCCGTTCCGCTCATGATTGCTTCATTCCACCCAGTCGGCGAGGAAGATGTTCGTGTCCGTGCGCCCCTTGGAGTTGCGATTGCTGGCGAAGACGAGCCGCTTGCCGTCGGGGCTGAACATCGGGAACCCGTCGAAGGTCGGGTCGAAGGTCACCTGCTCGAGGCCGGTGCCGTCCACGCGGATCAGCCACAAGTCGAAGTTGCGGCTCTGCGGCGCTCCCACGTTGGAGGCGAAGATGACCTTCGTACCGTCGGGGGTGAAGAAGGGGCAGAAGTTGGCGGCGCCGTTGCTCGTGAGCTGCTTCGGCTCACTGCCGTCGGCGTTGGCGATAAAGATTTCGAGGGCTCCAGGGCGGATCACATGGTTCTGCCGCAGATCCTCGTACGCCATCTTCTCTTCCGGGGTCCGTGGTCGCGAAGCCCGCCAGACGATCTTCTTGCCGTCGGCAGAAAAGAAGCCACCACCGTCGTATCCCGGCTCCTTGGTGAGACGCCGCACGTCGGAGCCGTCGGCGTTCATGCTGTAGAGATCGAGGTCGCCGTCGCGGCCGGAGGTGAAGAGAATGCGGCCGTCCGGGCCGATGGTCCCCTCGGCGTCATAGCCCTCCGTGGCCGTGAGGCGCACGAGATGGCTCCCGTCCGGATCGGCGCTGAAGAGATCGTAGCTCGGGTACAGCTTCCACACGTACCCCTTGGAGTAATCCGGCGGCGGCGGGCAGTCGGGCGAGGCCAGGTGCGTCGAGGCGTAAAGGATGCGCTTGCCGTCGGGGAAGAAGAAGGCGCACGTCGTCCGCCCCTTGCCGGTGGAAACGAGGCGCACGTTCGAGCCGTCTGCATCCATGGTGAAGATCTGATCGCAGTGCAGGCTGTCCCGCGTCGATTGCAGGATCAGCTTCTTGCCGTCCCTCGACCAGTAGGCTTCGGCGTTCTCGCCTCCGAAGGTGAGCTGACGGATGTTGCGGAGGTGCTTCTCCCCCTCGCGCCAGAGATCCTGCGCGCCCGCCGCGGCGGTCAAGGCGGCGGCGAGCGCACCAACGAACGCGAGGCTCCTGCACACGCCGCGCCTATCCACCGTCGACTCCTTTGCACTCGGTGCCGGAGCGTGGCGGCTCCCACCCCGAGGCTCTCGTGTCCGTGCTGCAGGCTCGAACCACCGCGGCGGCTCCTGCAGCGCCATGCAGCCGGGAAGCGAGTAAACGGCAGGGCATTTCGGGAGTCAAGAGAACCCCGATGTGCCAGAATGCCGGGGGGAGGCTCGCGTGCACGACCCCATCGGGGTGCTGCTCACCAACCTCGGCACGCCGGACGCACCCACGGCGCCGGCGGTGCGGCGTTATC
Coding sequences:
- the proC gene encoding pyrroline-5-carboxylate reductase; the encoded protein is MSGTASTPAGAPVQAAKRLAIIGGGFMGAALAEGLIASGWDRDAIIVSGRRESRRRSLEERLGLQTTDDSALAAASAATVLFAVKPQDMNKALAQVAPAHASHKLAITIAAGIHMDRLETALGGCPVIRAMPNTPAAIGMGVTAVAKGRYATDTHLVTALNILGCVGKTVIVEEGQMDAVTAVSGTGPAYVFLLAEALIQAAIEEGLSKEQAYALTYQTFAGASRLLTHDPADPAELRARVTSPNGTTHAAVTALEKKHWVRTFIEAVHAARQRSEELGR